In Deltaproteobacteria bacterium, one genomic interval encodes:
- a CDS encoding ABC transporter ATP-binding protein: MIIVSKLGKAYKRYPSQWARLAEWMDPRGKPRHQLHWVLRDINFTVQPGEAVGIIGVNGAGKSTLLKIITGTTQPTTGSVQITGRVAALLELGMGFHPDFTGRQNVFMAGQLLGCSAEEIARLMPEIEAFAEIGEYIDQPIRVYSSGMQMRLAFSVATCVRPDILIVDEALSVGDTYFQHKSFDRIRRFRDAGTTLLFVSHSPGAIKTLCKRAILLDGGLLVKDDMPDNTLDYYNAMIARQQENQKILQEETTSGRKKTRSGNGRASITAVELLSDGKPVRAIQTGESATFRVHVQTNDSLEELTVGILIRDRLGNDVFGTNTFHHGLTLKGMSAAESFYVDFCFPGLFLGYGSYSVTAALHTKDVHVVNNYDWWDRALVFQCIPDSAPLFTGVCNLPVRIQMTRNKSGKLYDE; encoded by the coding sequence ATGATCATAGTCTCCAAGCTAGGAAAGGCCTACAAACGATACCCCAGCCAATGGGCCCGGCTGGCGGAATGGATGGACCCACGCGGAAAACCCCGCCATCAGCTCCACTGGGTGCTCAGGGACATCAATTTCACCGTCCAGCCCGGTGAGGCAGTCGGCATCATCGGGGTCAACGGCGCAGGAAAGAGCACCCTTCTCAAGATAATCACTGGTACCACCCAGCCCACCACCGGAAGCGTCCAGATCACCGGCCGCGTCGCCGCCCTGCTGGAACTGGGTATGGGCTTTCATCCCGACTTCACAGGAAGGCAGAATGTGTTCATGGCTGGGCAACTGCTTGGCTGCAGCGCCGAGGAAATCGCGCGCCTGATGCCAGAGATCGAGGCCTTCGCCGAGATAGGGGAATATATAGATCAGCCTATAAGGGTCTATTCCAGCGGCATGCAGATGAGACTTGCCTTCAGCGTGGCTACCTGCGTAAGGCCGGACATCCTGATTGTGGATGAGGCGCTGTCGGTGGGTGATACCTACTTTCAGCATAAGAGTTTTGATCGCATACGCCGGTTTCGGGATGCAGGCACCACGCTGCTATTTGTCTCGCACAGTCCTGGTGCTATAAAGACTCTCTGTAAAAGGGCAATCCTTCTGGATGGTGGTCTACTCGTCAAAGATGATATGCCAGATAACACTTTGGACTATTACAATGCCATGATCGCCAGACAGCAGGAAAATCAAAAGATACTGCAGGAAGAAACGACATCTGGCAGAAAAAAAACCCGTTCTGGAAACGGCCGCGCCTCCATCACAGCTGTTGAACTGTTGTCCGATGGCAAGCCGGTAAGGGCCATTCAAACCGGTGAAAGTGCAACGTTTCGTGTTCATGTCCAAACAAATGACAGTCTTGAGGAACTAACAGTAGGTATTCTTATTCGTGATCGGTTGGGAAACGACGTCTTCGGCACCAATACCTTTCATCACGGCTTGACTCTTAAAGGCATGTCTGCAGCAGAATCATTTTATGTGGATTTTTGTTTTCCCGGGCTTTTTTTGGGGTATGGAAGTTACAGCGTGACAGCAGCGCTCCACACCAAAGATGTACATGTAGTCAATAACTATGATTGGTGGGATAGAGCACTGGTGTTTCAGTGTATTCCGGACAGTGCACCTCTTTTTACAGGTGTCTGCAACCTACCTGTGAGAATTCAGATGACACGGAATAAATCCGGTAAACTCTACGATGAATGA